Genomic DNA from Deltaproteobacteria bacterium HGW-Deltaproteobacteria-2:
AGAGCCCACGCCCAGTAAATCACATTTTTTGATATCTTCCGGATCAACATCCTGTATAGTCGAGACGCGGACGGTGTGTTTTTTTTTGCGCAGGACGGTGGCCATGGCTTCCGCAACTTTGCGCGTCTGTCCTGTTTGCGAAAAATATACTATTGCAATATTCATAGAATACTCTCTTATAATCAATAAAAAAATCAGTGTAGCAGCTTCATCTTTTCCGGAATACCAGTGATGGTGATAGAAAACATCATGGAGAATATTCCTGAAAATTATTAATGACTATGACTATGCATAGAAGAACATGTGCAACCCGGATTAAAAATTTCCAGTGGAATAATTCGCATAGTCTCCAGACATTGGCGAACCGAATTGAGCGCGGTACAATCCGGGAGCATTAAAAAACTCTTCCCCTCGATGTCGCTGTTTCTTATGTTCTCGTCCTCGGGAATAAATCCCAGGAATTCTATATCTTCAGGTAACTGCATCTTGCCCAGTTCCTGTTTGTCGCGTATCCGGTTAATAATATATCCTACACGTTCGTAATGTACGGCATCAGCGGCCACCTTTTTAAGTGTAGAAATCACTCCGACACCTTTGGCCGATTGGTCGGACACAAGAATGAGGTGGGTAACGCTTTCCATGACGCGCCGGTTAATCTGTTCGACCCCGGCTTCGCCGTCAATCACCACGTAATCAAAATTACTGGAAAGCGATTTGATAATATCTTTCAGCATATCATTTACCTTGCAGTAGCATCCTTCCGTCTCCGGCCTGCCGATGGCCAGAAAAGCCAGGTTTCCCCGTTCCTCCAGGGCATTCGTAAGTTCATAATCGAGCAGCGAGATGATCTGTTTTTTATCGCCGCCCTCACGTTTCTCGATTTTATTTATCAGCAAATTGCGCACGTCATCTACGGTACAGCGCACGCTGATGTCCAGAGCGGACGCAAGGCCCACGGCAGGATCGGCGTCAATGGCCAGTACCCGTGCCCGGGGATCCTCTATGAGAATTTTCGTTACTGCCGCGGATATCGATGTTTTTCCCACTCCGCCCTTGCCGCAAATAGCTATAATTTTGGTCTTTCTCTTAGCGACGCACATTTGGTTCTTCCTTTTTTAAATTGTTCCTGATATTCCGGAGATCCTCCACCTCATCGCACACATCGACAAATTCGCAGGAATCGCATTCGAAGGACATTTCCGCGGCCATTTTGTTGAGGGCACCGATAAGTCGCGACGCTTTGTCACCTAACACACCCAACTCCCGAACATCCGCAGGCGACGATGTCACGAAAACGATTTCCACCGATTCCACGAAATCGACATTACGATACATCTGGGCAAGGGCGCTGCCAAGGGTTGCGAAATTCATCCCCTGGCTTATTGCTTTCTTACTTACCCGGCTCCACTCCCGCCCATACTGCGAGACGGATCTCATCATGTATCCGGAGAGGTTGAGATCGTACCGTGCCATTTCCAACTCCCGGTGTCGTTCGTAACAGTTGTCCTCCGTCATTCCCCGTACTCCCAGGAGTACCACTTTACCGAAGGGAAGATTCTTCTGTTTCGAGTCACCAATATCCGGACCAATAAGTGTTATCCGTCCATCGTTGATTTTTTTTGCATCGTTGGACCACAGCATGAAGGAAGCGGACTCATCCCGTGGATTGCCCAGCTCAATTGCAGTATCGGGCTCGAGCACTACATTTCCTTTACCGGCAATGGGCCAGCTCGACAATCGCGGAATTGCATATTCCCTGCTTCCTTCGGCATTTTTCTTTTGAAGGTAATCCCGCAAGTCGGCTATAACATTATCAAAGAGATTCATTTTCCTCTCATTTTGTAGCGGCGGTTCTCTCTGTTTTCACTTCTTTTTAGATGATTCCAGCGCGTCCATGGCAATGAGAGCTGCACCAAGGGCTCCATTAATCTGGGGATTTTCCACCCGATGCAATTTCACACCGAGGGCTCTCTCCAGAGCGGAAAACATTCCGGAGTTTTTTGCCACGCCACCGGTCATCACGGCATCCGGAACTACAAGAATGCTCTTGGCCAGTGAGGCTGCCCGGTTGGCAACGGCCTGGTGTAGCGCACTGATTATATCAGGAATCTCTTTCCCCTCATTTACGAGTGAAATAATTTCGGTTTCGGCAAAAATCACACACTGGTTGGACAGAGTAAGTTTTTCCTTGGCCTGCTCGGCTATAGCGCCCATATCATCCAATTTTATATCAAGGGAATCGGCGATAATTTCGAGAAATCGTCCTGTGCCTGAAGCGCACTTGTCGTTATATACATAACGTTCTACATTTCCTTTTTCATCAATCCTGATGGACTTCGCATCCTGCCCGCCGATATCAACTACCGTACGTGCTGACGGCACCTGCCAGACAGCTCCTCTGCCATGACAGACAATTTCAGATTCTGAAGAGTTCATAAAGGGGATATGCTTACGACCATAGCCGGTACCTACGCTGTACTCAATGTCCTCAATTTTTATGCCGGCCTTTTCAACGGTGCGTTTGATTACGTCAAGTGCCGACTTCTCCGGTTGCGCAGACGCTAGAATAACCTCCGAAGCCAGTATTTTCCCATCCTTTAAAATCACGGCCTTGGCCGTGAGAGATCCGATATCACAACCTGCAGTAATCATTTGGCACCTCCACTGACTTTTTCCATGGCGAAGAGCGCGGCTCCAATAGCTCCTGCAATCTGCGGGTCTTCGCGACGTATCCTTTTAATTCGTATTCCCAGATTCTTTTCCAGCGCGTTGACCACACCGTTGTTTTTGGCCACTCCACCCGTCATACACACATCACTTTCCAATCCAATGTTGTTGGCCAGAGTGGACATGCGGCTGGCCATGGCGTTATTGACTCCCGCGGCAATATCTTCAATAGGAACCTTGTCATTCAGATGCTGTATTACATCGGCCTGGGCCCAAACCGTGCATGCCGATGCAAAGGTGACGGGATGTCTGGAACGAAGCGACATCTCTCCCATCT
This window encodes:
- a CDS encoding cobyrinic acid a,c-diamide synthase, with amino-acid sequence MCVAKRKTKIIAICGKGGVGKTSISAAVTKILIEDPRARVLAIDADPAVGLASALDISVRCTVDDVRNLLINKIEKREGGDKKQIISLLDYELTNALEERGNLAFLAIGRPETEGCYCKVNDMLKDIIKSLSSNFDYVVIDGEAGVEQINRRVMESVTHLILVSDQSAKGVGVISTLKKVAADAVHYERVGYIINRIRDKQELGKMQLPEDIEFLGFIPEDENIRNSDIEGKSFLMLPDCTALNSVRQCLETMRIIPLEIFNPGCTCSSMHSHSH
- a CDS encoding 2-hydroxyglutaryl-CoA dehydratase, encoding MITAGCDIGSLTAKAVILKDGKILASEVILASAQPEKSALDVIKRTVEKAGIKIEDIEYSVGTGYGRKHIPFMNSSESEIVCHGRGAVWQVPSARTVVDIGGQDAKSIRIDEKGNVERYVYNDKCASGTGRFLEIIADSLDIKLDDMGAIAEQAKEKLTLSNQCVIFAETEIISLVNEGKEIPDIISALHQAVANRAASLAKSILVVPDAVMTGGVAKNSGMFSALERALGVKLHRVENPQINGALGAALIAMDALESSKKK